A genome region from Penicillium psychrofluorescens genome assembly, chromosome: 3 includes the following:
- a CDS encoding uncharacterized protein (ID:PFLUO_004689-T1.cds;~source:funannotate), with amino-acid sequence MHHPPPMFATAHLSNPPADRDDLAPTRLFLTNLPHLQPTYKHSPVPSFPKYRFNSGIKIMATPATEGNPLNLQLEANPGHWYVEHEIFNVLTAYLPATSTWTASAAAEKLNSFYPTIRQDDDPKEKPLSFLSEFWEIMFRVGIQVDCHTEPMKRFIALIKALREINVDEENGAWKQLPQMSLFLSETYQQCSLKYVQGDEGSRRWRNLNGLNAYLIQEELLYDGIAYAFTANRQALETEDHPVTKKQKKTNKATNILALVPAAAAYFIICPSKIRHASVAETEGFSVAHWNRWKIQFGALGAHPEADDEVRKACEDAVLAMEKCEHSI; translated from the exons ATGCACCAT CCACCACCGATGTTCGCCACCGCCCACTTGAGCAACCCGCCAGCCGATCGCGATGATCTCGCCCCCAcgcgcctcttcctcaccaATTTACCTCATCTGCAACCCACGTACAAACACAGCCCTGTGCCAAGTTTTCCGAAGTATCGTTTCAATTCCGGAATCAAGATAATGgcaacaccagcaacagaAGGAAACCCCCTGAACCTACAGCTAGAAGCCAATCCCGGCCACTGGTATGTTGAGCACGAGATCTTCAACGTGCTCACGGCCTATCTGCCCGCGACATCAACATGGAcagcctccgccgccgccgagaagcTAAACAGTTTTTACCCGACCATCCGACAAGACGATGATCCGAAAGAAAAGCCGCTGAGCTTCCTCAGCGAATTCTGGGAGATCATGTTTCGCGTTGGGATCCAGGTTGACTGCCACACGGAGCCGATGAAGCGGTTTATCGCGCTCATTAAAGCGCTGCGCGAGATTAATGTTGACGAAGAGAATGGGGCGTGGAAACAGCTACCGCAGATGAGTCTTTTTTTGTCGGAGACATATCAGC AGTGCAGCCTGAAATATGTCCAAGGTGACGAAGGCtctcggcgctggcggaATCTAAACGGTCTAAATGCCTATTTGATCCAAGAGGAGTTGCTCTATGATGGGATTGCATATGCTTTTACTGCCAACAGGCAAGCATTGGAGACGGAGGATCATCCGGTGAccaagaagcaaaagaaaacGAACAAGGCTACGAATATCCTCGCGCTGGTGCCTGCTGCAGCAGCTTACTTTATCATCTGTCCCTCCAAGATTCGGCATGCTAGCGTGGCAGAAACGGAAGGGTTCTCTGTTGCGCATTGGAATCGTTGGAAAATTCAATTTGGTGCCTTGGGAGCTCACCCTGAGGCTGACGACGAGGTCCGGAAGGCTTGCGAGGATGCCGTTTTGGCGATGGAGAAATGCGAGCATTCAATATAA
- a CDS encoding uncharacterized protein (ID:PFLUO_004691-T1.cds;~source:funannotate), with amino-acid sequence MPPLGQTIAVIDKSGKVVSTSKQLFGVFNQAKSAYRERKSQYDSERSAKAAEQQALQGLATFQIDGAPAAGNRRTRGGISRHHSSRPPHRRSTSVHYDRSDRSRGDTYYAPPQEIARRHTHHDITIRPSEKQIQTSPPTARSKSDAHIDMNLAYGEAHPDALSRYSPEERKIKDKKQLDGLVHRAQWLLEEAHCVQHSASATITHLQKHPDAMAAVALTLAEISNLASKMAPAALSALRNAAPSVFALLSSPQFLIAAGVGLGVTVVMFGGYRIIKKISSGKDEAANKSAAVDEMMEVQNMESLGRLENWRRGVADIEAVSSGTSVDGEFITPTAAAMSGMDVRAVNIPRDRRSMCQDDASVSSSRRSRRSSRNTHTHTHTHTSKEKRVEVPPRGSSRLFHRESTKALASTSSRASSTRTSRNAGAAKAGTESGSKSSEQDKRPKEKKKKGPSRLRLMFTP; translated from the exons ATGCCGCCGCTCGGTCAGACTATCGCTGTGATTGACAAGTCCGGCAAGGTTGTCAGCACG AGTAAACAACTCTTCGGTGTCTTTAACCAAGCCAAGTCGGCCTACCGCGAGCGCAAATCACAATATGACTCCGAGCGCAGTGCAAAAGCTGCCGAGCAGCAAGCCCTCCAAGGCCTAGCTACCTTCCAAATCGATGGcgcgccagcagccggcAACCGGCGAACTCGCGGCGGCATATCCAGGCACCATTCAAGCCGTCCtccccaccgccgcagcacCTCTGTACACTATGATCGGTCGGACAGGTCTCGCGGAGACACATACTACGCTCCTCCGCAGGAGATTGCTCGACGTCATACGCATCATGATATCACGATCCGCCCATCTGAAAAACAGATACAGACCTCTCCCCCGACGGCGAGGTCGAAGTCAGACGCCCATATCGATATGAATCTTGCATACGGCGAAGCCCACCCGGACGCACTATCTCGATACAGCCCGGAGGAGCGGAAGATTAAAGACAAAAAGCAGCTAGATGGGCTCGTCCATCGAGCACAGTGGCTTCTTGAAGAGGCACACTGCGTACAACACAGTGCCTCCGCTACGATAACCCATCTGCAAAAGCATCCAGACGCCATGGCGGCGGTGGCACTGACCTTGGCGGAGATCAGCAATCTCGCATCAAAGATGGCGCCAGCCGCCCTATCCGCTCTCCGAAATGCCGCGCCGAGCGTCTTTGCACTTCTTTCCAGTCCGCAGTTCCTCATTGCGGCGGGTGTCGGTCTCGGCGTGACAGTGGTCATGTTTGGGGGATACAGAATTATCAAAAAAATCTCATCCGGGAAAGACGAGGCAGCGAACAAGTCTGCCGCggtggatgagatgatggaaGTGCAGAATATGGAGTCTCTCGGTCGCTTGGAGAATTGGCGGCGCGGCGTTGCTGACATAGAAGCCGTTAGTTCCGGGACATCTGTCGATGGCGAGTTCATTACCCCCACAGCGGCGGCCATGTCGGGGATGGATGTCAGGGCAGTGAATATCCCTCGAGACCGGCGATCCATGTGTCAGGACGATGCATCCGTCTCGTCATCTCGGCGTTCGAGACGCTCCTCTCGTAATACACATACGCATACGCATACGCATACGAGCAAAGAAAAACGCGTGGAGGTTCCCCCCCGAGGATCCTCGCGGCTCTTCCACAGGGAATCGACCAAGGCTCTCGCCTCCACTTCTAGCAGAGCTTCCAGCACGAGAACGTCAAGGAATGCGGGCGCAGCAAAGGCCGGAACTGAAAGTGGAAGCAAGTCTTCAGAACAAGACAAACGAcccaaggaaaagaagaagaaagggcCTAGTCGGTTACGACTTATGTTTACGCCTTGA
- a CDS encoding uncharacterized protein (ID:PFLUO_004690-T1.cds;~source:funannotate), with the protein MDFTVESESASEVEEQSRTWQSDHLVATRLADDASSARPHSDCGIGHRVVASRSVLALVLDEECVFAGLQGGDIVAWSLETYELVLSVHAHKESVLGLYLSEDGSLLFSSGGDSVVNVWSTKTFERLYSIHSHHDVGDISTVVYSMTNQTMYCGAQNTSIQWCDLSEASSTVNQAPSAHPAKRTHRFFDSRGPDGTRPPRSSDGTHSVSHGGRVLTFKRDHHQLFSHHGYVYAMLLVKGLIESAPSEEALLTGAGDGVVKLWRLGREPGAAPTQIAKLQNGDSVLSIAVEGSLLYCGLVGGALNIWNLDSNQLVKRITRHTGDLWAVDIIQGVAICGDSSGTVKKFNSRFEEIGGWVAHEGTMLASAAGRVKDRRIYATGGNDNTVGIWDLTEFFLTQEELPPISNDEMVNSLAKFVSFKTVSASPKFTGECNQGAAFLRRHCNYLGAHTKLLTTGPNTNPIVYARFNATSTKKVDKTILFYGHYDVVGADANRPKWKTDPYQLASINGFLYGRGVSDNKGPILAALYAAADLARTKSLRCNVVFLIEGEEESGSQGFHQTVREHKSQIGPVDWILLANSYWLDDYNPCLTYGLRGVVHANLVVTSDHPDLHSGIDGSALLDEPMKDISMLLSTLVGRKGQVHLPGFSDSVRPLSSAEQKRFKAIADVLLPRHPEIPDSQALIKSLMYRWREPSLTVHSVEVPGSTNATTTIARRAKASLSVRIVPDQQADEVAANLTAYAQEQFALLESQNDLTVEITGKSDAWLGDPDNQIFATLSDAITEAWTQDQQSFKHQYPPVTSSTTNGHPASKPKSAAQLLRSDSSDSLASHIDRVITSTTTSSSNKDSARKGSVQPTATVPTSSTLTQSASNGGGGSDESTTPLPVRAKSDPQPSIATDPAPSSSSAQSTTRQVVKPMFIREGGSIPTIRFLEKEFSAPAANLPCGQASDNAHLDNERMRVENLYKSREIFRYVFANLVDKA; encoded by the exons ATGGACTTCACAGTGGAATCGGAAAGCGCCTCCGAAGTCGAAGAGCAGTCCAGGACATGGCAGTCAGATCATCTGGTCGCCACTAGGCTCGCCGATGATGCCAGTAGCGCCCGTCCGCACAGTGACTGCGGCATCGGACATCGCGTGGTGGCCAGTCGATCGGTCTTGGCTCTGGTCTTGGACGAAGAGTGTGTATTCGCCGGTCTTCAAGGCGGCGACATTGTG GCGTGGTCCCTTGAGACATATGAACTGGTGCTCTCGGTGCATGCCCACAAAGAGAGCGTGCTCGGTCTCTACCTCTCCGAGGACGGCAGTCTACTCTTCTCCAGTGGAGGGGACTCCGTTGTGAAT GTGTGGTCAACCAAAACATTTGAACGGCTCTACTCGATCCATTCACATCACGATGTCGGTGATATCTCCACCGTCGTCTACTCGATGACCAATCAAACCATGTACTGTGGTGCACAAAACACGAGCATCCAG TGGTGCGATCTCTCTGAAGCAAGCTCGACCGTCAACCAAGCGCCATCTGCACATCCGGCAAAACGTACCCACCGCTTTTTCGACTCCCGAGGACCCGATGGCACTCGCCCTCCTCGTTCATCGGATGGCACGCATTCCGTCTCTCACGGTGGGCGCGTGTTAACATTCAAGCGCGACCATCATCAGCTATTCTCGCATCATGGCTATGTCTACGCCATGCTCCTAGTCAAGGGTCTCATCGAATCTGCTCCATCCGAAGAAGCACTGTTGAccggtgctggtgatggtgtggTGAAGCTATGGCGGTTGGGTCGTGAACCTGGCGCGGCGCCTACTCAAATAGCGAAACTCCAGAATGGAGACTCGGTACTATCCATTGCCGTAGAAGGATCACTGCTTTACTGCGGTCTTGTGGGGGGTGCTCTCAATATTTGGAACCTCGATTCCAATCAGTTGGTGAAACGGATTACCAGGCATACCGGCGATTTGTGGGCAGTCGATATCATCCAGGGGGTGGCTATTTGTGGTGACTCCAGTGGAACTGTCAAG AAATTCAATTCGCGGTTTGAGGAGATTGGAGGCTGGGTCGCTCACGAGGGTACAATGCTCGCCTCTGCTGCCGGCCGGGTCAAGGACCGACGGATATATGCCACCGGTGGAAACGACAACACAGTAGGGATCTGGGACTTGACTGAGTTCTTCTTAACTCAGGAAGAACTTCCCCCGATCAGCAATG ATGAAATGGTCAACAGCCTCGCCAAGTTTGTTTCGTTCAAGACGGTGTCTGCCAGCCCGAAGTTTACCGGGGAATGCAACCAAGGCGCCGCTTTCCTCCGTCGACACTGCAATTACCTCGGCGCTCACACCAAGCTTCTCACCACGGGTCCGAATACCAACCCTATTGTTTACGCCCGATTCAATGCAACCTCAACCAAGAAAGTGGATAAAACAATCCTCTTTTATGGGCACTACGACGTCGTGGGTGCTGACGCGAATCGCCCAAAATGGAAGACAGATCCATATCAGCTTGCTTCAATCAATGGCTTCCTCTACGGGCGAGGAGTGTCCGACAACAAAGGTCCCATTTTGGCAGCCTTGTATGCCGCAGCAGATCTAGCTCGAACTAAATCTCTCCGCTGCAACGTTGTATTCTTgattgaaggagaagaagaatctggGTCTCAGGGCTTCCACCAGACTGTCCGAGAACACAAATCTCAGATCGGGCCCGTGGATTGGATCCTTTTGGCGAACAGTTACTGGCTGGATGACTACAACCCGTGTTTAACATACGGGTTACGCGGCGTGGTACATGCCAATCTGGTGGTTACTAGTGATCACCCCGACCTCCACAGTGGTATCGACGGCAGTGCTTTGCTGGATGAACCGATGAAGGACATCTCCATGCTCCTGTCCACGCTCGTTGGACGCAAGGGCCAAGTCCACCTGCCTGGGTTCAGTGACTCTGTCCGCCCTCTTTCGAGCGCTGAGCAGAAACGCTTCAAGGCCATTGCGGATGTTCTGCTGCCACGGCACCCGGAAATTCCAGATAGCCAGGCATTGATCAAATCGCTCATGTACCGTTGGCGTGAGCCGTCGCTGACTGTGCACTCGGTCGAGGTTCCGGGGAGCACAAACGCAACCACGACCATTGCACGTCGGGCCAAAGCGAGCCTTTCTGTTCGAATCGTCCCTGACCAGCAGGCCGACGAAGTCGCCGCAAACCTGACAGCCTACGCACAGGAACAGTTTGCGCTGCTGGAGTCTCAGAATGACCTGACCGTGGAGATCACTGGCAAATCCGATGCATGGCTTGGAGATCCGGACAACCAAATTTTCGCCACACTATCCGACGCCATCACAGAGGCATGGACACAAGATCAGCAAAGCTTCAAACACCAGTATCCTCCGGtgacctcgtccaccaccaacgGACACCCCGCATCTAAACCCAAGTCCGCTGCACAACTCCTCCGCAGCGACTCGTCCGACAGTCTAGCCTCGCACATTGACCGCGTCATCACCTCCacgaccacctcctcctccaacaaaGACTCTGCCCGCAAAGGCTCCGTCCAACCAACAGCCACAGTcccaacatcatcaacacTCACCCAGTCCGCATCAAACGGAGGCGGAGGGTCCGACGAATCCACCACTCCCTTGCCTGTGCGAGCGAAATCCGACCCCCAACCTTCCATAGCAACCGATCCCGCCccctcttcgtcttctgctCAGTCGACTACACGACAAGTCGTGAAACCAATGTTCATCCGTGAGGGCGGTTCAATCCCGACTATTCGGTTCCTTGAAAAAGAATTTTCGGCTCCCGCTGCCAATCTGCCCTGCGGTCAGGCTAGTGATAATGCCCATTTGGATAATGAGCGCATGCGCGTTGAGAACTTGTATAAAAGTCGGGAGATCTTTCGGTATGTGTTTGCGAACTTGGTGGATAAAGCATGA
- a CDS encoding uncharacterized protein (ID:PFLUO_004688-T1.cds;~source:funannotate), producing the protein MVLINLAIVASLLAPLSFAAKSCPTRPADGDRLTCTVDGKLVFFSNAAAAQLAKVAPSGEGLKTATNYPHEFQNFGGEITWDNQACNSDSVRTLEFPIAPDGSMYPWNVKPKADPGDCRVVYSMTDGHYCGVMCHRTGGKGFNKCPLS; encoded by the exons ATGGTCCTAATCAATTTGGCAATTGTTGCCAGCCTCCTAGCACCGCTCTCCTTCGCAGCCAAATCATGCCCTACGCGACCAGCAGATGGAGACCGA TTAACCTGCACCGTTGACGGCAAATTGGTGTTTTTCTCGaatgccgccgccgcacaaCTAGCCAAGGTCGCGCCCTCGGGAGAAGGTCTGAAGACAGCCACCAACTATCCCCACGAATTCCAGAATTTCGGCGGCGAAATCACCTGGGATAACCAAGCTTGCAATTCTGATAGCGTCCGAACGCTTGAGTTTCCCATTGCGCCGGATGGGTCGATGTATCCGTGGAATGTGAAGCCAAAGGCAGACCCTGGGGATTGTCGGGTGGTTTATTCGATGACTGATGGGCATTACTGTGGTGTTATGTGTCACAGAACTGGGGGGAAGGGATTCAACAAGTGTCCCTTGTCATAA